The Bacteroides acidifaciens genome includes a region encoding these proteins:
- the uxuA gene encoding mannonate dehydratase, whose amino-acid sequence MMEKTWRWFGKKDKITLPMLRQIGVEGIVTALHDVPNGEIWTVEAINDLKSYIESYGLRWSVVESLPVCEAIKYAEAEREQLIENYKVSLANLGKCGIKTVCYNFMPVIDWIRTDLQHPWPDGTSSLYYDRIRFAYFDIRILEREGAENDYTEEELRKVTELDKVITEAEKDALIDTIIVKTQGFVNGNIKEGDKNPVAIFKRLLALYKDIDRDTLRENMCYFLSAIMPVCEEYGVNMCVHPDDPPFQVLGLPRIVTNESDIEWFLNAVDNPHNGLTFCAGSLSAGEHNDTRELAKKFAKRTHFVHLRSTAAIPGGNFIESSHLTGRGHLIDLIRIFENENPGLPMRVDHGRMMLGDEDKGYNPGYSFHGRMLALAQVEGMMAVVDDEKERQMKF is encoded by the coding sequence ATGATGGAAAAGACATGGAGATGGTTCGGTAAAAAAGACAAGATAACTTTGCCGATGCTCCGACAAATAGGCGTAGAAGGTATTGTCACTGCTTTGCATGACGTACCGAACGGAGAAATCTGGACTGTAGAGGCTATTAATGATTTGAAGTCTTACATCGAATCTTATGGTTTGCGTTGGTCGGTAGTAGAAAGTCTCCCCGTATGCGAGGCAATCAAATATGCAGAAGCGGAACGTGAACAGTTGATTGAGAATTATAAGGTAAGCCTTGCCAACTTGGGCAAATGCGGAATAAAGACCGTATGTTACAACTTTATGCCTGTCATCGACTGGATACGTACTGACTTGCAGCACCCCTGGCCGGACGGAACCAGTTCCTTATACTACGACCGTATTCGCTTTGCTTATTTCGATATCCGGATTCTGGAACGCGAAGGAGCAGAGAACGACTATACCGAGGAAGAACTCCGCAAAGTTACCGAACTGGACAAGGTAATCACGGAAGCAGAAAAAGATGCTCTGATTGATACAATCATTGTCAAGACACAAGGTTTCGTTAACGGCAATATCAAGGAAGGGGACAAAAATCCAGTTGCTATCTTCAAGCGCCTGCTCGCCTTATACAAAGATATTGACCGCGATACTTTGCGTGAAAATATGTGTTACTTCTTATCTGCAATCATGCCCGTATGCGAGGAATATGGCGTCAATATGTGTGTCCATCCCGACGACCCTCCATTCCAAGTTCTAGGCTTACCGCGTATCGTCACCAATGAAAGTGATATTGAATGGTTCCTGAACGCAGTAGATAATCCACATAACGGATTGACTTTCTGCGCAGGTTCTTTGAGTGCAGGCGAACATAATGATACCCGTGAGTTGGCAAAGAAATTTGCCAAACGTACCCACTTCGTACATCTGCGTAGTACGGCCGCCATCCCAGGTGGAAACTTCATTGAAAGCTCCCATCTCACAGGAAGGGGGCATTTGATTGACCTTATCCGCATCTTCGAAAATGAGAATCCGGGACTACCCATGCGTGTAGACCATGGACGGATGATGCTGGGAGACGAAGACAAAGGTTATAATCCGGGATATTCTTTCCACGGACGTATGCTGGCTCTGGCACAGGTAGAAGGGATGATGGCTGTGGTGGATGATGAGAAAGAACGGCAGATGAAGTTTTAA
- a CDS encoding ATP-binding protein has product MSNKIYPIGIQNFEKIRTDGYFYVDKTALIYQMVKTGSYYFLSRPRRFGKSLLISTLEAYFSGKKELFAGLAMEKLEKEWIKHPIIHLDLNAKKFDTEDDLIRLVDRQLLVYESLYGSCSKDETIDDRFVTLIRLAAEKTGQRVVILVDEYDKPMLQTIGKDALQEEYRNTLKAFYGVMKSMDGYIKFAMLTGVTKFGKVSVFSDLNNLDDISMWNQYIDICGISEQELHDNLEKELHEFADNKNTTYDEICKELRECYDGYHFTHNSIGIYNPFSLLNAFKRKEFGNYWFETGTPTYLVELLKKHHYNLQRITHEETSAEVLNSIDSTSDNPIPVIYQSGYLTIKGYDPEFGIYRLGFPNREVEEGFVKFLLPFYANTNAVESPFEIQKFVREVRSGDYESFFRRLQSFFADTPYELVRDLELHYQNVLFIVFKLVGFYTKAEYHTSQGRIDLVLQTDKFIYIMEFKLDGTAEEAMQQINEKNYAQPFEQDERKLFKIGVNFSAKTRNIEKWIVEVNQKK; this is encoded by the coding sequence ATGAGCAACAAGATTTATCCTATCGGCATACAAAATTTCGAGAAAATCCGCACAGACGGTTATTTCTATGTTGATAAAACAGCATTGATTTATCAAATGGTGAAAACCGGTAGTTATTATTTCTTAAGCCGCCCCCGTCGTTTTGGTAAAAGTCTGCTTATCTCCACACTCGAAGCCTATTTTTCAGGAAAGAAAGAACTCTTTGCGGGATTAGCTATGGAGAAATTGGAAAAAGAGTGGATAAAACATCCTATCATTCATCTTGACCTGAATGCTAAAAAATTCGATACGGAAGATGATTTGATTCGTTTGGTAGACCGCCAGTTGCTTGTTTACGAGTCGTTGTATGGTTCATGTTCCAAAGATGAGACAATAGATGACCGTTTTGTTACACTTATCCGTTTGGCTGCAGAGAAAACAGGACAGCGTGTTGTGATTCTTGTCGATGAGTACGATAAGCCCATGTTGCAAACGATTGGAAAGGATGCATTGCAAGAAGAATATCGGAATACATTGAAAGCTTTTTATGGTGTCATGAAGTCAATGGATGGTTATATTAAGTTCGCGATGTTGACAGGAGTTACTAAATTTGGAAAGGTGAGTGTGTTCAGCGATTTGAATAATTTGGATGACATCTCCATGTGGAACCAATATATAGATATTTGCGGAATCAGCGAACAAGAACTTCATGATAATCTGGAAAAAGAATTGCATGAATTTGCAGATAACAAGAATACTACGTATGACGAAATCTGCAAAGAACTTCGAGAATGCTATGACGGCTATCATTTCACACATAACTCTATCGGTATATACAATCCGTTCAGTCTGCTCAATGCTTTTAAACGAAAAGAGTTTGGCAACTATTGGTTTGAAACGGGAACTCCGACTTATTTGGTAGAATTACTTAAAAAACATCATTACAACCTACAACGAATAACACATGAAGAAACCAGTGCGGAAGTACTGAATAGTATTGATTCGACTTCGGACAATCCTATTCCTGTGATTTATCAAAGCGGTTATCTCACTATCAAAGGATATGACCCGGAATTTGGTATATACCGTCTAGGATTCCCCAACCGGGAAGTAGAAGAAGGGTTTGTAAAATTCTTACTACCTTTTTATGCTAATACCAATGCAGTAGAATCTCCATTTGAAATACAGAAGTTTGTTCGTGAGGTACGTTCCGGAGACTATGAATCATTCTTCCGACGCCTGCAAAGTTTCTTTGCGGATACTCCTTACGAATTGGTTCGGGACTTGGAACTGCACTACCAAAATGTACTCTTCATCGTCTTCAAACTCGTCGGATTTTATACTAAGGCGGAATATCATACAAGCCAAGGACGCATAGACCTTGTCTTACAGACGGATAAGTTTATTTATATTATGGAATTCAAACTGGATGGTACAGCAGAAGAAGCCATGCAACAGATAAATGAAAAGAATTATGCACAACCATTTGAGCAGGATGAGCGCAAACTCTTTAAGATTGGCGTAAATTTTAGTGCAAAAACACGGAATATAGAGAAATGGATTGTTGAGGTCAATCAAAAGAAATAA
- a CDS encoding glycosyl hydrolase family 28 protein produces the protein MNKLKRVIMISLSAFLGWNNVQAEIITYPVPMGIYYARHNDDYTVKVRQVGEKDWVDLFEYNVKVDMDTKSDATMVQFDFSGKVEVLVQKNNGEIRSAVVRPFSKGIQPEIDGNFLLFTLDKPQKLSVEFNGDRLNNLHIFANPIIENVPDKNDPNVMYFESGIHEPIDAAGKCFRIPSNTTVYLEGGAVLKGCLNCDSVENVKILGHGMLLEPQQGISVAYSKNVLIDGITVVNSRHYTVSGGQSTGITIKNLKSFSYQGWSDGLDFMSCSDVTIDDVFLRNSDDCIALYTHRWNYYGDCRNIRVLNSTLWADIAHPINIGTHGNTKTGDEVLEDILFKNIDILEHDEDDRDYQGCMAINVGDHNLARNITFEDIRVENIQEGQLFHLRVMYNQKYNTGPGRGIKNIVFRNISCTGKYINPSLIEGYDKNRRIGNILFENIVLNGKRVTSLEDLNVNMKNFVDKVNIK, from the coding sequence ATGAATAAATTGAAAAGAGTAATAATGATTTCCCTTTCAGCGTTTTTGGGATGGAATAATGTACAAGCGGAAATTATAACTTATCCCGTGCCGATGGGCATCTATTATGCCCGTCATAACGATGACTATACAGTAAAAGTGCGACAAGTAGGTGAAAAAGATTGGGTAGACCTTTTCGAATATAATGTAAAGGTGGATATGGATACCAAATCCGATGCGACCATGGTGCAGTTTGATTTCTCCGGAAAAGTAGAAGTACTGGTACAAAAGAACAACGGAGAAATCCGTTCAGCAGTAGTGCGTCCATTTTCCAAAGGTATTCAGCCGGAGATAGACGGAAACTTCCTTCTGTTTACATTGGACAAACCGCAAAAACTCTCCGTAGAATTCAATGGCGACCGTTTGAATAACCTGCATATATTTGCCAATCCGATTATTGAAAATGTTCCGGACAAGAATGACCCGAACGTGATGTACTTTGAGTCCGGCATTCATGAACCTATCGATGCGGCAGGCAAGTGTTTCCGTATTCCTTCCAATACGACGGTTTATCTGGAAGGGGGTGCAGTGCTGAAAGGTTGCCTGAACTGTGACAGCGTGGAGAACGTGAAAATCCTGGGACATGGAATGTTGCTTGAACCTCAACAGGGAATCTCGGTTGCCTATTCCAAAAATGTGTTGATTGATGGCATTACAGTTGTTAATTCGCGCCATTATACAGTCTCCGGTGGACAATCTACGGGAATAACCATCAAGAACTTGAAATCATTCAGCTATCAGGGATGGAGTGACGGACTGGATTTTATGTCTTGCTCGGATGTGACGATTGATGATGTCTTTCTCCGTAATTCGGATGATTGCATAGCTCTCTATACACACCGTTGGAATTATTATGGGGATTGTCGTAATATCCGCGTACTCAATTCCACTCTTTGGGCGGACATCGCGCACCCTATCAACATAGGTACGCATGGCAATACGAAAACCGGAGATGAAGTGTTGGAAGATATACTATTCAAGAATATTGATATATTGGAACATGATGAGGATGACCGCGATTATCAAGGATGTATGGCTATCAACGTAGGTGACCATAACCTTGCACGGAATATCACTTTTGAAGATATTCGTGTGGAAAATATCCAGGAAGGTCAGTTGTTCCATCTCCGTGTGATGTACAATCAAAAGTATAATACAGGGCCGGGGCGGGGTATAAAGAATATCGTGTTCCGTAATATATCTTGTACGGGCAAGTATATCAATCCTTCGCTGATAGAAGGGTATGATAAGAATCGCAGAATCGGAAATATCCTGTTCGAGAATATTGTATTGAATGGTAAGCGGGTGACTTCACTGGAAGATTTGAACGTCAATATGAAGAATTTTGTGGATAAAGTGAATATCAAGTAA
- a CDS encoding tetratricopeptide repeat protein: MKINLKRGRLIGVLLVAMMLVGMDASAQRIRVQGHITNPQGKSVPNVNVLNPVNDERIEMSDEDGRYSVMVEKNGSLKFTCVGYEDKTVKVAGKQILDVVLKDAVIELDEVMITSKVKDKVIPEPTDIEIKGNYFHLKTRVPVPKEMFNSHRRLVLQPSIYDVTLKKRLLMRPVVFDGGTYNTTQNRMYGYDLDKDPLHEYIQVKTTSSRKRDVIAYHDSIYIEYLQHDYRADVHLAMENYRDIIYRDSFSIARGTVNPLRFLEYKFSAFNLTDEKYLPKPVMQLRDSKGEVNLTFLVGKADLDDKNPQNQVELNRLSQELRAIETNPDASLKSFHITGVASPDGSYERNLQLAQLRTNKALERILSQLDPETRKLLEVKSDAAVASWKEVAELLKKDAKPEIAKEVEDLIKQYESVPYRLNNVLKSKPFYKEISATYLPKLRKVQYTYGYSVFRLLTDDEIRGIYNRNPKELTRFEYYRMITMTKTPDEREKYCREALEIYDNFTYAANELAVATIQRDAPDSRILEPFVSKSAPVELLSNQAIALLHEGKYTKADSVLTLVPEGAVSEDLQAIVQALAGYYKDAFEKVAATSPFNEVVMLLAMKRNEEAWEKISAMNVTTAREYYVKAIVANRLEKVGEAIMSIEKALELDPSLLETARVDGDIIDLLPEEQKLK; this comes from the coding sequence ATGAAAATCAATTTGAAACGTGGTAGATTAATAGGTGTACTTCTCGTGGCGATGATGTTGGTCGGCATGGATGCATCTGCCCAACGTATCCGTGTACAAGGACATATCACAAATCCGCAGGGGAAAAGTGTTCCGAATGTGAATGTGCTCAATCCTGTCAATGACGAACGTATAGAAATGTCCGATGAAGATGGCCGTTACAGTGTAATGGTGGAAAAGAACGGCTCGTTGAAGTTTACGTGTGTCGGTTATGAGGACAAGACGGTAAAGGTGGCGGGAAAGCAGATTCTTGATGTAGTGCTGAAAGATGCTGTCATCGAACTGGACGAAGTGATGATTACTTCCAAAGTAAAAGATAAAGTGATTCCAGAACCGACGGACATCGAAATCAAAGGTAATTATTTCCATCTGAAAACCCGTGTGCCGGTGCCTAAGGAAATGTTTAACTCACATCGTCGGTTGGTATTGCAGCCTTCCATTTATGATGTGACACTCAAAAAACGTTTGCTGATGCGTCCTGTGGTATTCGACGGCGGCACTTACAATACGACGCAAAACCGGATGTATGGTTATGATTTGGATAAAGATCCTTTGCATGAATATATTCAGGTGAAAACGACTTCTTCGCGCAAGAGGGATGTTATCGCCTACCATGATTCTATTTACATAGAGTATCTGCAACATGATTACCGTGCGGACGTGCATCTTGCGATGGAGAACTATCGGGACATCATTTATCGTGACTCTTTCTCCATTGCACGCGGAACTGTCAACCCGCTGCGTTTCCTAGAGTACAAGTTTTCTGCTTTCAATCTGACAGATGAGAAGTATCTTCCGAAACCTGTCATGCAGCTACGGGATTCGAAAGGGGAAGTAAACCTCACATTCTTGGTAGGTAAAGCCGATTTGGACGACAAGAATCCTCAGAACCAAGTGGAACTGAACCGATTGAGCCAGGAGCTTCGTGCTATTGAGACGAATCCGGATGCTTCATTGAAGAGTTTCCATATTACGGGTGTGGCTTCACCGGATGGTTCATACGAGAGAAACTTGCAATTGGCACAACTGCGTACAAACAAGGCGTTGGAACGTATCCTGTCACAACTGGACCCGGAAACGCGCAAGTTGCTGGAAGTGAAATCGGATGCGGCGGTAGCTTCATGGAAAGAAGTGGCGGAATTACTGAAGAAAGACGCCAAACCGGAAATTGCCAAGGAAGTAGAGGATTTAATCAAGCAATACGAATCCGTTCCTTACCGCTTGAATAATGTATTGAAATCGAAACCTTTCTACAAGGAAATATCTGCTACCTATCTGCCTAAGTTGAGAAAAGTGCAATATACATATGGTTATTCCGTCTTCCGTCTCCTGACTGACGATGAGATTAGGGGAATTTACAACAGGAATCCGAAGGAACTGACACGTTTCGAATATTATCGTATGATTACGATGACAAAAACTCCGGATGAAAGGGAGAAGTATTGCAGGGAGGCTCTTGAAATTTACGATAACTTTACGTATGCGGCCAATGAACTGGCGGTAGCGACCATACAGAGAGATGCGCCGGATTCACGTATCCTCGAACCGTTTGTCAGCAAGTCTGCGCCGGTAGAATTGTTGTCCAATCAGGCTATTGCCTTGCTGCATGAAGGAAAATATACCAAGGCGGATTCCGTATTGACATTGGTTCCCGAAGGAGCTGTTTCTGAGGATTTGCAAGCCATCGTACAAGCTTTGGCTGGTTACTATAAGGATGCTTTCGAAAAGGTGGCGGCTACCAGTCCTTTCAATGAGGTGGTGATGTTGCTGGCGATGAAGAGAAATGAGGAAGCATGGGAGAAGATTTCTGCCATGAATGTGACAACAGCCCGCGAATATTATGTGAAAGCGATTGTCGCTAACCGATTGGAGAAAGTGGGTGAAGCTATTATGAGTATCGAGAAAGCCCTTGAACTAGACCCATCCTTACTGGAGACAGCGAGAGTGGACGGTGATATTATTGACTTGCTGCCGGAAGAGCAGAAACTTAAATAA
- a CDS encoding DUF3575 domain-containing protein, which yields MRNGRRALVALSFLLVCCGVHVHAQRVAVKTNALGWLTASPNVEAEFVLGSHVSLNMGIAANPISKDNFKTTFTHFQPEVRYWLNRPMVSHFLGVTAFVNNFNMMVKDVHHKGDAYAAGLTYGYAWVLGNHWNFEATAGVGVMRYRQFKYDKGAPKPGAVNDSKTTIAPVRLGVSFVYIIR from the coding sequence ATGAGAAATGGTCGCAGGGCATTAGTTGCGTTATCATTTCTACTAGTATGTTGTGGCGTACATGTGCACGCGCAGCGGGTAGCTGTAAAGACAAATGCGTTGGGTTGGCTCACTGCCAGTCCGAATGTAGAAGCAGAGTTTGTATTGGGTAGTCACGTCTCCCTGAATATGGGGATTGCTGCGAATCCAATCAGTAAAGACAACTTTAAAACGACTTTCACGCATTTTCAGCCTGAAGTTCGTTACTGGCTAAATCGTCCGATGGTGAGCCATTTTCTTGGGGTCACCGCTTTCGTGAATAATTTTAATATGATGGTGAAGGATGTGCATCACAAAGGCGATGCATACGCCGCCGGGTTGACCTATGGGTATGCATGGGTACTGGGCAACCATTGGAACTTCGAAGCGACTGCCGGTGTGGGTGTAATGCGCTACCGTCAGTTCAAGTATGATAAGGGTGCTCCGAAACCGGGTGCGGTCAATGATAGCAAGACTACCATTGCGCCTGTCAGATTGGGGGTATCCTTTGTTTATATTATCCGATAA